A portion of the Oryzias melastigma strain HK-1 linkage group LG1, ASM292280v2, whole genome shotgun sequence genome contains these proteins:
- the LOC112137603 gene encoding mediator of RNA polymerase II transcription subunit 15 isoform X6 codes for MGNEILLLMMTLLTIRGYKANVYSFGATESQGDEPITSHPLKVLQELYMYPSELPQEPQVMQYVYMPQQYQTKLPQEQQQEPTSEVAQNQQQQEMDPIKMPQKQQIYTSMLPHMQPQVPQQQQMFFYEVPQQVQLPQQHQVQVHDVPQQQQMPQPGVPQKLQQQMPLPGVPPQQQMPPLGAPQQHQQMPPPSVPLQQQHQQMSPLGAPQQQMQVSPPGAPHQPQQQHKPPPGVPQQQQQQQQQQVPSPGVAPQQMQEPLPGASHQPQHQHTPPPGAPQQQLHVSHMPLKQQVYFSEVDKGQMPQHQVLTQIVPQQQQSVPPPSVSQQQQLHTSTNPQQRTTPIIAQQYSASPEGLPQQHHVPQQQVHTPNVPQGTGGQQATVPSGPWQHQVPQQQPQMQQVYMSSVPQQQQMLFRSKGPEQPKELQHVFMTQLPPNQHRQMYMPQLPPQGLQVPKPHRSHKCKVHPKPQKQAVQVQNGPPQQHVMHTPEMQQKQLPQFVHMLDVPQQQVVHMPGMPPQQQQQQQQMNMQMPQVPQQQQQQQQQVVHIPEVPPQQQQQVVNTPEVSPQQQQQQQQVVHIPEVPPQQQQQRQQQVVVHVPEVSPQQVVVYVPKVPLPQQQQVLYMPKVSPQEVLYLSKAPQHQLEVHIPKVPQQQEGHEAEEQQQQKALQQNQQMYISKMPHLQQQEMNMAEVPQKQQQKVAHMVTVPPKQLQQWQQQMVHLPRVSSQQQQVSHILGVPKQQQQEQQQHMPNVTPSEQVVVHRFRVRYNAKTPSYKVQLPLKPKFRRKRPSLKAKLLQRNKKVLLQ; via the exons ATGGGTAATGAAATCCT ATTATTAATGATGACCTTGCTGACCATAAGAGGATATAAAGCAAATG TCTACAGTTTTGGAGCAACTGAAAGTCAAGGAGATGAACCAATTACAAGCCATCCTCTTAAAGTGCTACAGGAGCTTTATATGTACCCCTCTGAGTTACCACAGGAACCCCAAGTGATGCAATATGTGTATATGCCCCAACAGTATCAGACCAAACTCCCCCAAGAACAGCAGCAGGAGCCTACGTCAGAAGTAGCTCAAAACCAACAGCAGCAGGAAATGGATCCCATTAAAATGCCCCAAAAGCAGCAAATTTACACATCCATGCTGCCCCACATGCAACCACAGGTGCCCCAACAAcagcaaatgtttttctatGAGGTACCACAGCAGGTCCAGCTGCCCCAACAGCACCAAGTGCAGGTGCATGATGTCCCCCAACAGCAGCAGATGCCCCAACCTGGTGTCCCCCAAAAGCTTCAGCAGCAGATGCCCCTACCTGGTGTGCCTCCTCAGCAGCAGATGCCCCCACTTGGTGCACCCCAGCAGCACCAACAGATGCCCCCACCTAGTGtgcctctgcagcagcagcatcagcagaTGTCCCCACTTGGTGCACCCCAGCAGCAGATGCAAGTGTCCCCACCTGGTGCACCCCATCAGCCCCAGCAACAACACAAGCCTCCACCTGGTGtaccccagcagcagcagcagcagcagcagcagcaggtgccCTCACCTGGTGTGGCTCCTCAGCAGATGCAAGAACCTCTGCCTGGTGCATCCCATCAGCCCCAGCACCAACACACGCCCCCACCTGGTGCaccccagcagcagctgcacgtGTCCCACATGCCCCTAAAGCAGCAAGTATATTTCTCTGAAGTAGACAAAGGCCAGATGCCCCAACACCAAGTGCTTACACAAATTGTGCCCCAACAACAGCAGTCGGTCCCCCCACCCAGTGTATCTCAACAGCAGCAGTTGCACACATCCACCAATCCACAGCAGCGGACCACACCCATCATTGCCCAGCAGTATAGTGCCTCCCCTGAGGGTCTCCCTCAGCAGCACCATGTGCCCCAGCAACAAGTGCACACACCCAATGTGCCACAAGGAACAGGTGGCCAACAGGCCACTGTGCCTAGTGGGCCTTGGCAACACCAGGTGCCCCAACAGCAGCCCCAGATGCAGCAGGTGTACATGTCTTCTGTGCCCCAACAGCAGCAGATGCTTTTCAGGTCTAAAGGACCAGAGCAACCCAAAGAACTACAACATGTATTCATGACTCAGTTGCCCCCAAACCAGCATAGACAGATGTATATGCCCCAGTTGCCTCCACAAGGACTCCAGGTACCCAAACCACATCGGAGTCACAAGTGCAAGGTGCATCCAAAGCCACAAAAGCAGGCTGTGCAAGTGCAGAATGGACCACCACAGCAGCATGTGATGCACACACCTGAGATGCAGCAGAAGCAACTGCCACAATTTGTACACATGCTTGATGTGCCCCAGCAGCAGGTGGTGCACATGCCAGGGATGCCcccacaacagcagcagcagcagcagcagatgaataTGCAAATGCCACAGGtcccccagcagcagcagcagcag cagcagcaggtggtgCACATCCCAGAAGTGCCcccacaacagcagcagcaggtggtgAACACCCCAGAGGTGTccccacaacaacaacagcagcagcagcaggtggtgCACATCCCGGAGGTGCCCccccaacagcagcagcagcggcagcagcaggtGGTGGTGCATGTACCTGAAGTGTCTCCACAGCAGGTGGTTGTGTACGTCCCCAAGGTACCCTTGCCGCAGCAACAACAAGTCTTGTATATGCCCAAGGTGTCCCCGCAAGAGGTGTTGTATCTTTCCAAGGCACCCCAACACCAACTGGAGGTACACATTCCCAAAGTACCACAGCAACAAGAGGGACACGaggctgaggagcagcagcagcaaaagGCCCTCCAACAAAATCAGCAAATGTACATCTCCAAAATGCCTCACCTGCAGCAACAAGAAATGAACATGGCAGAGGTGCcccaaaaacagcagcagaaggtAGCACACATGGTCACTGTGCCCCCAAAACAGCTGCAGCAATGGCAGCAACAGATGGTACATTTGCCAAGGGTGTCCTCTCAACAGCAGCAGGTGTCACACATACTTGGGGTGCCCAAACAACAGCAgcaagagcagcagcagcacatgcCTAATGTGACCCCAAGTGAGCAGGTGGTGGTGCATCGGTTTAGGGTGCGCTACAATGCCAAGACGCCAAGCTACAAAGTTCAGTTACCTCTGAAGCCTAAATTCAGGCGAAAGAGACCATCCTTAAAGGCCAAGCTGCTGCAGCGGAACAAAAAG GTTCTGCTACAATGA
- the LOC112137603 gene encoding putative uncharacterized protein DDB_G0271606 isoform X4, with translation MGNEILLLMMTLLTIRGYKANVYSFGATESQGDEPITSHPLKVLQELYMYPSELPQEPQVMQYVYMPQQYQTKLPQEQQQEPTSEVAQNQQQQEMDPIKMPQKQQIYTSMLPHMQPQVPQQQQMFFYEVPQQVQLPQQHQQMPPLGAPQQHQQMPPPSVPLQQQHQQMSPLGAPQQQMQVSPPGAPHQPQQQHKPPPGVPQQQQQQQQQQVPSPGVAPQQMQEPLPGASHQPQHQHTPPPGAPQQQLHVSHMPLKQQVYFSEVDKGQMPQHQVLTQIVPQQQQSVPPPSVSQQQQLHTSTNPQQRTTPIIAQQYSASPEGLPQQHHVPQQQVHTPNVPQGTGGQQATVPSGPWQHQVPQQQPQMQQVYMSSVPQQQQMLFRSKGPEQPKELQHVFMTQLPPNQHRQMYMPQLPPQGLQVPKPHRSHKCKVHPKPQKQAVQVQNGPPQQHVMHTPEMQQKQLPQFVHMLDVPQQQVVHMPGMPPQQQQQQQQMNMQMPQVPQQQQQQVAHMTEVLPQQQRKVMHMVVSPQQQQQVLHIPELPPQQQQQQVVHIPGVPPQQQQVVHIPEVPQQQQQQQQQVVHIPELPPQQQQQQQQVVHIPEVPPQQQQQVVHIQEVPPQQQQQQQQVVHIPEVPPQQQQQVVNTPEVSPQQQQQQQQVVHIPEVPPQQQQQRQQQVVVHVPEVSPQQVVVYVPKVPLPQQQQVLYMPKVSPQEVLYLSKAPQHQLEVHIPKVPQQQEGHEAEEQQQQKALQQNQQMYISKMPHLQQQEMNMAEVPQKQQQKVAHMVTVPPKQLQQWQQQMVHLPRVSSQQQQVSHILGVPKQQQQEQQQHMPNVTPSEQVVVHRFRVRYNAKTPSYKVQLPLKPKFRRKRPSLKAKLLQRNKKVLLQ, from the exons ATGGGTAATGAAATCCT ATTATTAATGATGACCTTGCTGACCATAAGAGGATATAAAGCAAATG TCTACAGTTTTGGAGCAACTGAAAGTCAAGGAGATGAACCAATTACAAGCCATCCTCTTAAAGTGCTACAGGAGCTTTATATGTACCCCTCTGAGTTACCACAGGAACCCCAAGTGATGCAATATGTGTATATGCCCCAACAGTATCAGACCAAACTCCCCCAAGAACAGCAGCAGGAGCCTACGTCAGAAGTAGCTCAAAACCAACAGCAGCAGGAAATGGATCCCATTAAAATGCCCCAAAAGCAGCAAATTTACACATCCATGCTGCCCCACATGCAACCACAGGTGCCCCAACAAcagcaaatgtttttctatGAGGTACCACAGCAGGTCCAGCTGCCCCAACAGCACCAA CAGATGCCCCCACTTGGTGCACCCCAGCAGCACCAACAGATGCCCCCACCTAGTGtgcctctgcagcagcagcatcagcagaTGTCCCCACTTGGTGCACCCCAGCAGCAGATGCAAGTGTCCCCACCTGGTGCACCCCATCAGCCCCAGCAACAACACAAGCCTCCACCTGGTGtaccccagcagcagcagcagcagcagcagcagcaggtgccCTCACCTGGTGTGGCTCCTCAGCAGATGCAAGAACCTCTGCCTGGTGCATCCCATCAGCCCCAGCACCAACACACGCCCCCACCTGGTGCaccccagcagcagctgcacgtGTCCCACATGCCCCTAAAGCAGCAAGTATATTTCTCTGAAGTAGACAAAGGCCAGATGCCCCAACACCAAGTGCTTACACAAATTGTGCCCCAACAACAGCAGTCGGTCCCCCCACCCAGTGTATCTCAACAGCAGCAGTTGCACACATCCACCAATCCACAGCAGCGGACCACACCCATCATTGCCCAGCAGTATAGTGCCTCCCCTGAGGGTCTCCCTCAGCAGCACCATGTGCCCCAGCAACAAGTGCACACACCCAATGTGCCACAAGGAACAGGTGGCCAACAGGCCACTGTGCCTAGTGGGCCTTGGCAACACCAGGTGCCCCAACAGCAGCCCCAGATGCAGCAGGTGTACATGTCTTCTGTGCCCCAACAGCAGCAGATGCTTTTCAGGTCTAAAGGACCAGAGCAACCCAAAGAACTACAACATGTATTCATGACTCAGTTGCCCCCAAACCAGCATAGACAGATGTATATGCCCCAGTTGCCTCCACAAGGACTCCAGGTACCCAAACCACATCGGAGTCACAAGTGCAAGGTGCATCCAAAGCCACAAAAGCAGGCTGTGCAAGTGCAGAATGGACCACCACAGCAGCATGTGATGCACACACCTGAGATGCAGCAGAAGCAACTGCCACAATTTGTACACATGCTTGATGTGCCCCAGCAGCAGGTGGTGCACATGCCAGGGATGCCcccacaacagcagcagcagcagcagcagatgaataTGCAAATGCCACAGGtcccccagcagcagcagcagcaggtggcGCACATGACAGAGGTGCTCCCACAACAGCAGCGAAAGGTGATGCATATGGTAGTGTCcccacaacagcagcagcaggtgttGCACATCCCAGAGCTGCccccacaacaacaacaacagcaggtGGTGCACATCCCGGGGGTGCCCCCACAACAACAGCAGGTGGTGCACATCCCAGAGGTGccccaacaacaacaacaacagcagcagcaggtggtgCACATCCCAGAGCTGCccccacaacaacaacagcagcagcagcaggtggtgCACATCCCGGAGGTGCccccacagcagcagcagcaggtggtgCACATCCAAGAGGTGCccccacaacaacaacaacagcagcagcaggtggtgCACATCCCAGAAGTGCCcccacaacagcagcagcaggtggtgAACACCCCAGAGGTGTccccacaacaacaacagcagcagcagcaggtggtgCACATCCCGGAGGTGCCCccccaacagcagcagcagcggcagcagcaggtGGTGGTGCATGTACCTGAAGTGTCTCCACAGCAGGTGGTTGTGTACGTCCCCAAGGTACCCTTGCCGCAGCAACAACAAGTCTTGTATATGCCCAAGGTGTCCCCGCAAGAGGTGTTGTATCTTTCCAAGGCACCCCAACACCAACTGGAGGTACACATTCCCAAAGTACCACAGCAACAAGAGGGACACGaggctgaggagcagcagcagcaaaagGCCCTCCAACAAAATCAGCAAATGTACATCTCCAAAATGCCTCACCTGCAGCAACAAGAAATGAACATGGCAGAGGTGCcccaaaaacagcagcagaaggtAGCACACATGGTCACTGTGCCCCCAAAACAGCTGCAGCAATGGCAGCAACAGATGGTACATTTGCCAAGGGTGTCCTCTCAACAGCAGCAGGTGTCACACATACTTGGGGTGCCCAAACAACAGCAgcaagagcagcagcagcacatgcCTAATGTGACCCCAAGTGAGCAGGTGGTGGTGCATCGGTTTAGGGTGCGCTACAATGCCAAGACGCCAAGCTACAAAGTTCAGTTACCTCTGAAGCCTAAATTCAGGCGAAAGAGACCATCCTTAAAGGCCAAGCTGCTGCAGCGGAACAAAAAG GTTCTGCTACAATGA
- the LOC112137603 gene encoding putative mediator of RNA polymerase II transcription subunit 12 isoform X3: MGNEILLLMMTLLTIRGYKANVYSFGATESQGDEPITSHPLKVLQELYMYPSELPQEPQVMQYVYMPQQYQTKLPQEQQQEPTSEVAQNQQQQEMDPIKMPQKQQIYTSMLPHMQPQVPQQQQMFFYEVPQQVQLPQQHQVQVHDVPQQQQMPQPGVPQKLQQQMPLPGVPPQQQMPPLGAPQQHQQMPPPSVPLQQQHQQMSPLGAPQQQMQVSPPGAPHQPQQQHKPPPGVPQQQQQQQQQQVPSPGVAPQQMQEPLPGASHQPQHQHTPPPGAPQQQLHVSHMPLKQQVYFSEVDKGQMPQHQVLTQIVPQQQQSVPPPSVSQQQQLHTSTNPQQRTTPIIAQQYSASPEGLPQQHHVPQQQVHTPNVPQGTGGQQATVPSGPWQHQVPQQQPQMQQVYMSSVPQQQQMLFRSKGPEQPKELQHVFMTQLPPNQHRQMYMPQLPPQGLQVPKPHRSHKCKVHPKPQKQAVQVQNGPPQQHVMHTPEMQQKQLPQFVHMLDVPQQQVVHMPGMPPQQQQQQQQMNMQMPQVPQQQQQQVAHMTEVLPQQQRKVMHMVVSPQQQQQVLHIPELPPQQQQQQQQQVVHIPELPPQQQQQQQQVVHIPEVPPQQQQQVVHIQEVPPQQQQQQQQVVHIPEVPPQQQQQVVNTPEVSPQQQQQQQQVVHIPEVPPQQQQQRQQQVVVHVPEVSPQQVVVYVPKVPLPQQQQVLYMPKVSPQEVLYLSKAPQHQLEVHIPKVPQQQEGHEAEEQQQQKALQQNQQMYISKMPHLQQQEMNMAEVPQKQQQKVAHMVTVPPKQLQQWQQQMVHLPRVSSQQQQVSHILGVPKQQQQEQQQHMPNVTPSEQVVVHRFRVRYNAKTPSYKVQLPLKPKFRRKRPSLKAKLLQRNKKVLLQ, translated from the exons ATGGGTAATGAAATCCT ATTATTAATGATGACCTTGCTGACCATAAGAGGATATAAAGCAAATG TCTACAGTTTTGGAGCAACTGAAAGTCAAGGAGATGAACCAATTACAAGCCATCCTCTTAAAGTGCTACAGGAGCTTTATATGTACCCCTCTGAGTTACCACAGGAACCCCAAGTGATGCAATATGTGTATATGCCCCAACAGTATCAGACCAAACTCCCCCAAGAACAGCAGCAGGAGCCTACGTCAGAAGTAGCTCAAAACCAACAGCAGCAGGAAATGGATCCCATTAAAATGCCCCAAAAGCAGCAAATTTACACATCCATGCTGCCCCACATGCAACCACAGGTGCCCCAACAAcagcaaatgtttttctatGAGGTACCACAGCAGGTCCAGCTGCCCCAACAGCACCAAGTGCAGGTGCATGATGTCCCCCAACAGCAGCAGATGCCCCAACCTGGTGTCCCCCAAAAGCTTCAGCAGCAGATGCCCCTACCTGGTGTGCCTCCTCAGCAGCAGATGCCCCCACTTGGTGCACCCCAGCAGCACCAACAGATGCCCCCACCTAGTGtgcctctgcagcagcagcatcagcagaTGTCCCCACTTGGTGCACCCCAGCAGCAGATGCAAGTGTCCCCACCTGGTGCACCCCATCAGCCCCAGCAACAACACAAGCCTCCACCTGGTGtaccccagcagcagcagcagcagcagcagcagcaggtgccCTCACCTGGTGTGGCTCCTCAGCAGATGCAAGAACCTCTGCCTGGTGCATCCCATCAGCCCCAGCACCAACACACGCCCCCACCTGGTGCaccccagcagcagctgcacgtGTCCCACATGCCCCTAAAGCAGCAAGTATATTTCTCTGAAGTAGACAAAGGCCAGATGCCCCAACACCAAGTGCTTACACAAATTGTGCCCCAACAACAGCAGTCGGTCCCCCCACCCAGTGTATCTCAACAGCAGCAGTTGCACACATCCACCAATCCACAGCAGCGGACCACACCCATCATTGCCCAGCAGTATAGTGCCTCCCCTGAGGGTCTCCCTCAGCAGCACCATGTGCCCCAGCAACAAGTGCACACACCCAATGTGCCACAAGGAACAGGTGGCCAACAGGCCACTGTGCCTAGTGGGCCTTGGCAACACCAGGTGCCCCAACAGCAGCCCCAGATGCAGCAGGTGTACATGTCTTCTGTGCCCCAACAGCAGCAGATGCTTTTCAGGTCTAAAGGACCAGAGCAACCCAAAGAACTACAACATGTATTCATGACTCAGTTGCCCCCAAACCAGCATAGACAGATGTATATGCCCCAGTTGCCTCCACAAGGACTCCAGGTACCCAAACCACATCGGAGTCACAAGTGCAAGGTGCATCCAAAGCCACAAAAGCAGGCTGTGCAAGTGCAGAATGGACCACCACAGCAGCATGTGATGCACACACCTGAGATGCAGCAGAAGCAACTGCCACAATTTGTACACATGCTTGATGTGCCCCAGCAGCAGGTGGTGCACATGCCAGGGATGCCcccacaacagcagcagcagcagcagcagatgaataTGCAAATGCCACAGGtcccccagcagcagcagcagcaggtggcGCACATGACAGAGGTGCTCCCACAACAGCAGCGAAAGGTGATGCATATGGTAGTGTCcccacaacagcagcagcaggtgttGCACATCCCAGAGCTGCccccacaacaacaacaacagcag cagcagcaggtggtgCACATCCCAGAGCTGCccccacaacaacaacagcagcagcagcaggtggtgCACATCCCGGAGGTGCccccacagcagcagcagcaggtggtgCACATCCAAGAGGTGCccccacaacaacaacaacagcagcagcaggtggtgCACATCCCAGAAGTGCCcccacaacagcagcagcaggtggtgAACACCCCAGAGGTGTccccacaacaacaacagcagcagcagcaggtggtgCACATCCCGGAGGTGCCCccccaacagcagcagcagcggcagcagcaggtGGTGGTGCATGTACCTGAAGTGTCTCCACAGCAGGTGGTTGTGTACGTCCCCAAGGTACCCTTGCCGCAGCAACAACAAGTCTTGTATATGCCCAAGGTGTCCCCGCAAGAGGTGTTGTATCTTTCCAAGGCACCCCAACACCAACTGGAGGTACACATTCCCAAAGTACCACAGCAACAAGAGGGACACGaggctgaggagcagcagcagcaaaagGCCCTCCAACAAAATCAGCAAATGTACATCTCCAAAATGCCTCACCTGCAGCAACAAGAAATGAACATGGCAGAGGTGCcccaaaaacagcagcagaaggtAGCACACATGGTCACTGTGCCCCCAAAACAGCTGCAGCAATGGCAGCAACAGATGGTACATTTGCCAAGGGTGTCCTCTCAACAGCAGCAGGTGTCACACATACTTGGGGTGCCCAAACAACAGCAgcaagagcagcagcagcacatgcCTAATGTGACCCCAAGTGAGCAGGTGGTGGTGCATCGGTTTAGGGTGCGCTACAATGCCAAGACGCCAAGCTACAAAGTTCAGTTACCTCTGAAGCCTAAATTCAGGCGAAAGAGACCATCCTTAAAGGCCAAGCTGCTGCAGCGGAACAAAAAG GTTCTGCTACAATGA
- the LOC112137603 gene encoding putative uncharacterized protein DDB_G0271606 isoform X5: protein MGNEILLLMMTLLTIRGYKANVYSFGATESQGDEPITSHPLKVLQELYMYPSELPQEPQVMQYVYMPQQYQTKLPQEQQQEPTSEVAQNQQQQEMDPIKMPQKQQIYTSMLPHMQPQVPQQQQMFFYEVPQQVQLPQQHQVQVHDVPQQQQMPQPGVPQKLQQQMPLPGVPPQQQMPPLGAPQQHQQMPPPSVPLQQQHQQMSPLGAPQQQMQVSPPGAPHQPQQQHKPPPGVPQQQQQQQQQQVPSPGVAPQQMQEPLPGASHQPQHQHTPPPGAPQQQLHVSHMPLKQQVYFSEVDKGQMPQHQVLTQIVPQQQQSVPPPSVSQQQQLHTSTNPQQRTTPIIAQQYSASPEGLPQQHHVPQQQVHTPNVPQGTGGQQATVPSGPWQHQVPQQQPQMQQVYMSSVPQQQQMLFRSKGPEQPKELQHVFMTQLPPNQHRQMYMPQLPPQGLQVPKPHRSHKCKVHPKPQKQAVQVQNGPPQQHVMHTPEMQQKQLPQFVHMLDVPQQQVVHMPGMPPQQQQQQQQMNMQMPQVPQQQQQQVAHMTEVLPQQQRKVMHMVVSPQQQQQVLHIPELPPQQQQQQQQQVVHIQEVPPQQQQQQQQVVHIPEVPPQQQQQVVNTPEVSPQQQQQQQQVVHIPEVPPQQQQQRQQQVVVHVPEVSPQQVVVYVPKVPLPQQQQVLYMPKVSPQEVLYLSKAPQHQLEVHIPKVPQQQEGHEAEEQQQQKALQQNQQMYISKMPHLQQQEMNMAEVPQKQQQKVAHMVTVPPKQLQQWQQQMVHLPRVSSQQQQVSHILGVPKQQQQEQQQHMPNVTPSEQVVVHRFRVRYNAKTPSYKVQLPLKPKFRRKRPSLKAKLLQRNKKVLLQ from the exons ATGGGTAATGAAATCCT ATTATTAATGATGACCTTGCTGACCATAAGAGGATATAAAGCAAATG TCTACAGTTTTGGAGCAACTGAAAGTCAAGGAGATGAACCAATTACAAGCCATCCTCTTAAAGTGCTACAGGAGCTTTATATGTACCCCTCTGAGTTACCACAGGAACCCCAAGTGATGCAATATGTGTATATGCCCCAACAGTATCAGACCAAACTCCCCCAAGAACAGCAGCAGGAGCCTACGTCAGAAGTAGCTCAAAACCAACAGCAGCAGGAAATGGATCCCATTAAAATGCCCCAAAAGCAGCAAATTTACACATCCATGCTGCCCCACATGCAACCACAGGTGCCCCAACAAcagcaaatgtttttctatGAGGTACCACAGCAGGTCCAGCTGCCCCAACAGCACCAAGTGCAGGTGCATGATGTCCCCCAACAGCAGCAGATGCCCCAACCTGGTGTCCCCCAAAAGCTTCAGCAGCAGATGCCCCTACCTGGTGTGCCTCCTCAGCAGCAGATGCCCCCACTTGGTGCACCCCAGCAGCACCAACAGATGCCCCCACCTAGTGtgcctctgcagcagcagcatcagcagaTGTCCCCACTTGGTGCACCCCAGCAGCAGATGCAAGTGTCCCCACCTGGTGCACCCCATCAGCCCCAGCAACAACACAAGCCTCCACCTGGTGtaccccagcagcagcagcagcagcagcagcagcaggtgccCTCACCTGGTGTGGCTCCTCAGCAGATGCAAGAACCTCTGCCTGGTGCATCCCATCAGCCCCAGCACCAACACACGCCCCCACCTGGTGCaccccagcagcagctgcacgtGTCCCACATGCCCCTAAAGCAGCAAGTATATTTCTCTGAAGTAGACAAAGGCCAGATGCCCCAACACCAAGTGCTTACACAAATTGTGCCCCAACAACAGCAGTCGGTCCCCCCACCCAGTGTATCTCAACAGCAGCAGTTGCACACATCCACCAATCCACAGCAGCGGACCACACCCATCATTGCCCAGCAGTATAGTGCCTCCCCTGAGGGTCTCCCTCAGCAGCACCATGTGCCCCAGCAACAAGTGCACACACCCAATGTGCCACAAGGAACAGGTGGCCAACAGGCCACTGTGCCTAGTGGGCCTTGGCAACACCAGGTGCCCCAACAGCAGCCCCAGATGCAGCAGGTGTACATGTCTTCTGTGCCCCAACAGCAGCAGATGCTTTTCAGGTCTAAAGGACCAGAGCAACCCAAAGAACTACAACATGTATTCATGACTCAGTTGCCCCCAAACCAGCATAGACAGATGTATATGCCCCAGTTGCCTCCACAAGGACTCCAGGTACCCAAACCACATCGGAGTCACAAGTGCAAGGTGCATCCAAAGCCACAAAAGCAGGCTGTGCAAGTGCAGAATGGACCACCACAGCAGCATGTGATGCACACACCTGAGATGCAGCAGAAGCAACTGCCACAATTTGTACACATGCTTGATGTGCCCCAGCAGCAGGTGGTGCACATGCCAGGGATGCCcccacaacagcagcagcagcagcagcagatgaataTGCAAATGCCACAGGtcccccagcagcagcagcagcaggtggcGCACATGACAGAGGTGCTCCCACAACAGCAGCGAAAGGTGATGCATATGGTAGTGTCcccacaacagcagcagcaggtgttGCACATCCCAGAGCTGCccccacaacaacaacaacagcag cagcagcaggtggtgCACATCCAAGAGGTGCccccacaacaacaacaacagcagcagcaggtggtgCACATCCCAGAAGTGCCcccacaacagcagcagcaggtggtgAACACCCCAGAGGTGTccccacaacaacaacagcagcagcagcaggtggtgCACATCCCGGAGGTGCCCccccaacagcagcagcagcggcagcagcaggtGGTGGTGCATGTACCTGAAGTGTCTCCACAGCAGGTGGTTGTGTACGTCCCCAAGGTACCCTTGCCGCAGCAACAACAAGTCTTGTATATGCCCAAGGTGTCCCCGCAAGAGGTGTTGTATCTTTCCAAGGCACCCCAACACCAACTGGAGGTACACATTCCCAAAGTACCACAGCAACAAGAGGGACACGaggctgaggagcagcagcagcaaaagGCCCTCCAACAAAATCAGCAAATGTACATCTCCAAAATGCCTCACCTGCAGCAACAAGAAATGAACATGGCAGAGGTGCcccaaaaacagcagcagaaggtAGCACACATGGTCACTGTGCCCCCAAAACAGCTGCAGCAATGGCAGCAACAGATGGTACATTTGCCAAGGGTGTCCTCTCAACAGCAGCAGGTGTCACACATACTTGGGGTGCCCAAACAACAGCAgcaagagcagcagcagcacatgcCTAATGTGACCCCAAGTGAGCAGGTGGTGGTGCATCGGTTTAGGGTGCGCTACAATGCCAAGACGCCAAGCTACAAAGTTCAGTTACCTCTGAAGCCTAAATTCAGGCGAAAGAGACCATCCTTAAAGGCCAAGCTGCTGCAGCGGAACAAAAAG GTTCTGCTACAATGA